Genomic window (Chondrocystis sp. NIES-4102):
CCATCGGTATTACTAGCTTGGGTTTTCAAATTGTCTGGGCTACTTTGGCAAAGCGTAGTGATGTTGATGTTAGCCGTTTGTTTACAGACTTAAGTGAACCGTTACCTAGAAATCCTGAACTTTTGGGTTTTTCGGTATCCTGGGAATTAGATTATATTAATATCTTTAATTTATTAGAGTCTTTAGCCATTCCTCTGGGTAGTAGCGATCGCACCGATGATCATCCCTTAGTATTTGGCGGAGGAACGGTTTTAACCGCCAACCCTGAACCCTTTGCCGACTTTTTTGATGTAATCCTGTTAGGCGATGGTGAAAATTTACTTGATCAATTTATTAACGCCTATCAACAGGTAAGAAAGGCAGATCGCCAGACAAAACTTAAGCATTTAGCCCAAATACCAGGTATTTATATTCCCAGTTTATATACAATTACTTATCACAGTCCTGACGGCGAAATTAAAGCGATCGCGCCTATCGATTCTGATATTCCTCCTCAAGTTCAAAAGCAAACCTATCGCGGTAACATTCTTTCTACTTCCACCGTCGTTACTTCCAAGGCTGCTTGGGAAAATATCTATATGGTAGAAGTTGTCCGCAGTTGTCCTGAGATGTGCCGTTTTTGTTTGGCTAGTTATTTAACTTTACCGTTTCGCACCGCATCTTTAGAAGCTTCCTTAATTCCTGCAATTGAACAAGGATTAAAAGTAACCAACCGTCTCGGCTTACTTGGTGCATCTGTTACCCAGCATCCTGAATTTGAAACTCTATTGGATTATCTCTCTGGGGATCAATATCAAGATGTGCGTTTGAGTATTGCTTCTGTCAGAACTAATACCGTTACTGAGAAACTGGCTAAAACCCTAGCAAATAGAGATACTCGTTCGATTACAATTGCAGTCGAAAGTGGTTCTCAAAAGGTAAGAGAAATTGTAAATAAGAAACTGACTAATGAGGAAATTATTCAAGCTGCGATCAACGCTCAAGCAGGAGGCTTAAAAGCTCTTAAACTTTATGGTATGGTGGGTATTCCTGGCGAATCTATGGCAGATGTGGAACAAACTGTAACTATGATGAGTGCTATTAAAAAAGCTGCGCCGAAGTTACGTTTAACCCTCGGATGCAGTACTTTTGTCCCCAAGTCCCATACACCGTTTCAATGGTTGGGGGTAAATCCTGAAGCTAAATCAAGACTAAAATATCTCGAAAAAAATCTGAGAAAACAAGGTATAGAATTTCGTCCTGAAAGTTATAATTGGTCAGTCATTCAAGCTTTAATCTCCCGTGGCGATCGCCGTTTGGGTAAACTATTAGAGTTAATTAGGGAATATAGCGATTCTGTCGGTAGTTATAAACGAGGATTTAAACAATTGCGCGGACAAATACCACCTTTAGATTATTATGTTCATGATAACTGGAATCCTCAGCAGCACATTCTCCCTTGGCAACATCTAACAACCGCCCTACCACAAACGACTCTGGTTAAACATTTAGATGAAGCAATGGCAATTAGCAATTATTAATTTTTAATTTTTAAAATATGCAAACAACTTCCGAATATTTTTGCGCTTTTTGTGGTGAACCTAATAGTACATTCGTAGATATTAGTGCAGGGATGCAACAGTCTTATACAGAAGATTGTCAAGTATGTTGTCGTCCCAACGTTTTGTATGTTTATGTAGATGAGGATACTTTAGATATTCAAATAGACAGTGATTATCAAGAGTAGAACTGTAATCTAAGCCAATCATCTCAATATAGTTGTAAACTGATCATGACATATAACCGCCGTAACTTTTTATATCTCATAGGGGCAGCTACTGGTACTGCAGTATTAGGTATTTCTCAGAAAAATAATCAAGCGATCGCCCAGTCAGATAAGCCAAAAGCGGAGGTTTTTACACTTCCTCCATTACCCTACGAGTATGAGGCTTTAGAACCTTATATTAATGCTGAGACTATGAGATTTCATCACGATAAACATCATGGATCATTTGTGAAAAAACTTAATCAACTGGTTGAGGAATATCCAGAATTAAGCAATAAAAGTGCGGAAGAATTACTTAAAGATCTCAAAAAACTACCTAAAGAAATTCAGAAAACAGTTCGTAATAATGCTGGTGGTCATGTTAACCATACTATGTTTTGGTCAATTATGGCGAATGATGGAGGGGGAGAACCAAATGACGCGATCGCCTTTGCCATTGATAAGAGTTTTGGCAGTTTTGCCGAATTTCAAACCTTATTTAACGAAACGGGAATGAATCAGTTTGGTAGTGGCTGGGTGTGGTTAGTTATGGATAAACGCAAACAACTTAAAGTGTTGAGTACTCCCAACCAAGATAATCCTTTAATGCAGGGAATGTATCCTATTATGGGTAATGATGTTTGGGAACATTCATATTATCTAACCTATCGTAATAGGCGCGATGAGTATTTAGAGCAATGGTGGAATGTAGTTAATTGGAATGAAGTTAACCAACGTTTTCAACAGGCTTTAAATTACAAAATTTAGTTTGATTATCGGTAATGTTGAGGCGAAGAACTAGAATTGGATTGTGGACGACAGCATTATTAACCAGTGCCGTAGGTGTAGCTAACTTGCTTTCTGCTGTAACCCCTAGTTTGCCTGAAAGAATTAATTGGTTAGAACAAATTTTCCCTTTTCAAGTTAGGGCGGGGGCGCATTTATTCGCTGTGATCAGTGGTTTTTTTCTCCTCACCCTGGCTAATAATTTACTACGTCGTAAACGTTTTGCTTGGCTGTTAACTATTGGGTTGTTGGTTATTTCTATATTTAGTAATCTCCTCAAAGGATGGGATTATGAAGAGAGTATACTAGCAACTTTGCTGTTAGGACAGTTAATAATTATTAGGGGAGTATTTACCGCTCGATCTGATCGTCCCTCGGTAATTCAAGGTTTAAAGGTGAGCGCGATCGCACTTATTTTTACCCTAGCCTATGGTACTTTGGGTTTTTTCTGGTTAGATCATCACTATGGCACTTCTTTTAGTCTGCCAGCAGCATTTAAACAAACTTTAGCTATCTTTTTTACTGC
Coding sequences:
- a CDS encoding radical SAM domain-containing protein produces the protein MTVFQQEHLLFTPATPETNAIPAIFAFPNEYTIGITSLGFQIVWATLAKRSDVDVSRLFTDLSEPLPRNPELLGFSVSWELDYINIFNLLESLAIPLGSSDRTDDHPLVFGGGTVLTANPEPFADFFDVILLGDGENLLDQFINAYQQVRKADRQTKLKHLAQIPGIYIPSLYTITYHSPDGEIKAIAPIDSDIPPQVQKQTYRGNILSTSTVVTSKAAWENIYMVEVVRSCPEMCRFCLASYLTLPFRTASLEASLIPAIEQGLKVTNRLGLLGASVTQHPEFETLLDYLSGDQYQDVRLSIASVRTNTVTEKLAKTLANRDTRSITIAVESGSQKVREIVNKKLTNEEIIQAAINAQAGGLKALKLYGMVGIPGESMADVEQTVTMMSAIKKAAPKLRLTLGCSTFVPKSHTPFQWLGVNPEAKSRLKYLEKNLRKQGIEFRPESYNWSVIQALISRGDRRLGKLLELIREYSDSVGSYKRGFKQLRGQIPPLDYYVHDNWNPQQHILPWQHLTTALPQTTLVKHLDEAMAISNY
- a CDS encoding superoxide dismutase: MTYNRRNFLYLIGAATGTAVLGISQKNNQAIAQSDKPKAEVFTLPPLPYEYEALEPYINAETMRFHHDKHHGSFVKKLNQLVEEYPELSNKSAEELLKDLKKLPKEIQKTVRNNAGGHVNHTMFWSIMANDGGGEPNDAIAFAIDKSFGSFAEFQTLFNETGMNQFGSGWVWLVMDKRKQLKVLSTPNQDNPLMQGMYPIMGNDVWEHSYYLTYRNRRDEYLEQWWNVVNWNEVNQRFQQALNYKI